A genomic stretch from Dyella sp. M7H15-1 includes:
- a CDS encoding amino acid permease — protein MTEHLQRRLTSRLITFMALGMAIGTGLFLGSASSIQMAGPSVIFAYLFGGLMIFIIMRALGEMAVNDPVAGSFSSYAHRYLGPFAGYLTGWNYWLLMVGVGMAESTGVGIYMKEWFPDLPQWIWVFGSVVMIGTLNLMAVRVYGEMEFWFTMIKVVTVVLMIIGGACIIWFGWGNSGHPMGLSNLWSHGGWFPNGFEGMVLALPIVVFAFGGIETIGMAAGEAADPAKNIPRAVNSVLWRILIFYVGALIVIMAIYPWNQLGTQGSPFVTTFAKLGIQQAAGIINFVVITAALSGFNSTTFSGSRMLYSLSHKGQAPAFLGKVSEQGVPIRSVLACMACLVISVLLNYMLPGRIFAMMMSILSFNTVWTWMMVLIAHFSFRRRHGATAFPLRVWPLSSVICLAFLTFVLVMLGYSPDTRVALYVGGAWVALLSIAYVVFGIGRRMSLTAGDADAV, from the coding sequence ATGACCGAACATCTGCAGCGCCGACTGACGTCGCGCCTGATCACCTTCATGGCGCTGGGCATGGCCATTGGCACGGGCTTGTTTCTGGGCTCGGCCAGCTCCATCCAGATGGCGGGGCCATCGGTCATCTTCGCTTATCTGTTTGGTGGCCTGATGATCTTCATCATCATGCGCGCACTGGGCGAAATGGCGGTAAACGATCCGGTGGCCGGTTCCTTCAGTAGTTATGCGCATCGTTACCTCGGGCCGTTCGCAGGTTACCTCACTGGCTGGAATTACTGGCTGCTGATGGTGGGCGTAGGTATGGCCGAGAGCACCGGCGTAGGCATCTATATGAAGGAGTGGTTCCCTGATCTGCCGCAATGGATCTGGGTGTTCGGCAGCGTGGTGATGATCGGTACGCTCAACCTGATGGCCGTGCGCGTGTACGGGGAGATGGAATTCTGGTTCACCATGATCAAAGTGGTGACCGTAGTGCTGATGATTATCGGCGGCGCATGCATCATCTGGTTCGGTTGGGGCAATAGCGGTCACCCCATGGGCCTGAGCAATTTGTGGAGCCATGGCGGTTGGTTTCCCAATGGCTTCGAAGGCATGGTGTTGGCGTTGCCGATCGTGGTATTTGCCTTCGGTGGCATTGAGACCATCGGCATGGCGGCGGGCGAGGCGGCCGATCCGGCGAAGAACATTCCCCGTGCCGTGAATTCAGTGCTGTGGCGTATCCTGATTTTCTATGTGGGCGCGCTGATCGTGATCATGGCGATCTACCCGTGGAACCAGCTCGGCACACAAGGCAGTCCGTTTGTCACCACGTTTGCCAAGCTAGGCATCCAGCAGGCGGCGGGCATCATCAACTTTGTAGTGATTACTGCGGCGCTGTCGGGCTTCAACAGCACCACTTTCAGTGGCAGCCGCATGCTATACAGCCTGTCGCACAAGGGGCAGGCACCTGCGTTCCTGGGTAAGGTCAGCGAACAAGGCGTGCCCATACGCAGCGTGCTGGCGTGCATGGCATGCCTGGTGATCAGCGTGCTACTCAACTACATGCTGCCCGGTCGCATCTTCGCCATGATGATGTCGATCCTGTCGTTCAACACCGTGTGGACCTGGATGATGGTGCTGATTGCACACTTCAGCTTCCGCCGCCGTCACGGAGCTACGGCTTTCCCGTTGCGCGTGTGGCCGCTGAGCAGTGTGATCTGCCTGGCGTTCCTCACCTTTGTGCTGGTGATGCTGGGCTATAGCCCGGATACGCGCGTGGCGCTATATGTGGGGGGCGCGTGGGTGGCATTGCTAAGTATTGCGTACGTAGTCTTTGGCATCGGGCGGCGCATGAGTTTGACTGCCGGCGATGCGGATGCGGTGTGA